Proteins from a genomic interval of Anatilimnocola floriformis:
- a CDS encoding segregation and condensation protein A has protein sequence MDFRVDLTTFRGPLDLLLYLVRKQEVDLQNISIATVTEQYLQYLEVLEQLDVNSVADFLDLASTLIEIKSRAVLPHGGEEVETFDDPRENLVQKLLEYKQFKDAASMLEERGRDWQRHVPRLASDLPPREIAPADQPIHEVELWDLVSAMGRILREKNKVAKQSTIVYDETPIQVYMQRIHSKLTEQQRASFSEMFQPGMHKSAMIGVFLAVLELVRHHSVRAEQNDMHGEIWIVPDAEFDPTKEIVAADDYANKPVSDDMHVGGR, from the coding sequence ATGGACTTCCGCGTCGACCTCACCACCTTCCGCGGCCCACTCGATCTGCTCCTGTACCTGGTGCGGAAGCAGGAGGTCGATTTGCAGAATATCTCGATCGCCACGGTGACCGAGCAGTACCTGCAATACCTGGAAGTGCTCGAGCAGCTCGATGTAAACAGCGTGGCCGATTTTCTCGATCTGGCCAGCACGCTGATCGAGATCAAGTCGCGGGCGGTGCTGCCGCACGGCGGTGAAGAGGTCGAAACATTCGACGACCCGCGCGAGAACCTCGTGCAAAAGTTGCTCGAGTACAAGCAGTTCAAAGACGCGGCCAGCATGCTCGAAGAGCGCGGCCGAGACTGGCAACGCCACGTGCCGCGGCTCGCCAGCGACCTGCCGCCGCGCGAAATCGCGCCAGCCGATCAGCCGATCCACGAAGTGGAGCTATGGGATCTCGTCAGTGCGATGGGACGCATTCTGCGCGAGAAGAACAAGGTGGCGAAGCAATCGACCATCGTCTACGACGAAACGCCGATCCAGGTTTACATGCAGCGGATCCACTCCAAACTTACCGAGCAACAGCGAGCTTCGTTCAGCGAGATGTTTCAGCCGGGCATGCACAAATCAGCGATGATCGGCGTCTTCCTTGCGGTGCTCGAACTCGTCCGCCATCACAGCGTGCGGGCCGAGCAGAACGACATGCACGGCGAAATCTGGATCGTCCCCGACGCCGAGTTCGATCCCACCAAGGAAATCGTCGCGGCCGACGATTATGCCAACAAACCGGTCAGCGACGACATGCACGTCGGCGGCCGGTAA
- a CDS encoding inorganic phosphate transporter — protein sequence MPLAMLDGLTVGHLSFLVLALAIVFMFEFVNGFHDTANAVATVIYTNSMRPIPAVIWSGLCNFCGVYLGGIAVAFSIVHLLPVDMLVNINTNAGFAMVLALLISAITWNFGTWYLSLPASSSHALIGAILGVGLTNGLLAGHYFGVGLNWHKVFEVGLALLLSPLLGFCLAGILLLISRQLIPNPQLYTAPENGKPPPFWLRAILFLTCTGVSVVHGSNDGQKGVGMVMLILIGLLPAQYALNLHHDPTQIARVIKAATEVDDLVAEPGRAVDAPRLHSGCVREVLEGKKSFQEVAPEQRWQVRSALLHLDYHAQEYVKAHGKELPEAKRKQLSKLRKELAAATEYAPSWVLMAVAVSLGLGTTIGWKRIVVTVGERIGKSHLTYAQGGIAEIVAMSTIGMAVFGGLPVSTTHVLSSAVAGTMAANRSGVEQRTVYKIALAWLLTLPATMLMSGLLLVVFRWFV from the coding sequence ATGCCCCTGGCAATGCTTGATGGCCTAACCGTCGGGCACTTGTCTTTTCTTGTGCTCGCGCTGGCCATTGTCTTCATGTTCGAATTCGTGAACGGGTTTCACGACACGGCCAACGCCGTGGCTACGGTGATCTACACCAACAGCATGCGCCCCATTCCAGCGGTGATCTGGTCGGGTCTGTGCAATTTTTGCGGTGTGTATCTGGGAGGCATCGCCGTCGCCTTCAGCATTGTGCATCTGCTGCCGGTCGACATGCTGGTAAATATCAACACCAACGCCGGCTTTGCGATGGTGCTGGCCCTGCTGATCTCGGCGATTACTTGGAACTTCGGCACCTGGTACTTGAGCCTGCCCGCCAGTAGTTCGCACGCGCTCATCGGCGCGATTCTCGGAGTAGGGCTGACCAATGGCTTGCTCGCTGGCCATTACTTCGGTGTGGGATTGAATTGGCACAAAGTATTTGAGGTGGGACTCGCACTGCTGCTATCGCCGTTGTTGGGATTCTGCCTGGCTGGAATTCTGCTGCTGATTTCGCGCCAACTGATTCCCAATCCCCAGCTCTACACTGCGCCCGAGAACGGCAAGCCGCCGCCCTTTTGGCTGCGCGCGATTCTCTTTCTGACCTGCACGGGCGTGAGCGTTGTACACGGCTCGAACGATGGCCAAAAAGGGGTCGGCATGGTGATGCTGATTCTCATCGGCCTGCTCCCGGCGCAGTACGCGCTGAATTTGCATCACGACCCAACCCAGATCGCCCGAGTCATCAAGGCCGCGACAGAGGTTGACGATTTGGTCGCCGAGCCTGGCCGTGCTGTTGATGCTCCGCGACTTCACTCGGGCTGTGTTCGCGAAGTTTTAGAGGGAAAGAAATCGTTCCAAGAAGTCGCGCCCGAGCAACGCTGGCAAGTCCGTTCGGCGCTTTTGCACCTGGATTACCATGCCCAGGAGTACGTGAAAGCCCATGGGAAGGAATTGCCCGAAGCCAAGCGAAAACAACTGTCGAAGCTGCGCAAGGAACTGGCCGCAGCGACTGAGTACGCCCCGTCTTGGGTGTTGATGGCAGTGGCGGTTTCACTGGGCCTGGGTACGACAATTGGTTGGAAGCGAATCGTGGTGACCGTCGGCGAGCGGATCGGCAAGAGCCATCTGACTTACGCTCAGGGCGGCATCGCTGAAATCGTGGCGATGAGCACCATCGGCATGGCCGTGTTCGGCGGCCTGCCAGTAAGCACTACGCACGTTCTGTCATCGGCTGTCGCTGGCACGATGGCTGCCAACCGTTCGGGAGTTGAGCAGCGAACTGTCTACAAGATCGCGCTCGCCTGGCTACTCACGCTGCCGGCAACCATGCTGATGTCGGGGCTGCTACTGGTGGTGTTTCGGTGGTTTGTCTGA
- a CDS encoding DUF4838 domain-containing protein, translating into MLHRLGYRQFFPGETWEVVPKLDDVQIAIDKRESPSFQARRIWYNWGLWGYNDEPYRQWCQRNRAIKGFDLNSGHAYEGIIAANRAEFDKHPEYFALVQGERKLRPDVKFCISNAELRKLVVAHAQRTFQANPQLDSISMDPSDGGNWCECEECRKVGSVSNRVVTLANDVAVGINDLKLGPKYVGMYAYNQHSAPPTIKVHPNVIPSATTAFIGGGFSFDQVVRGWQAQGARMGVYDYLSVVDWDWNLPRGGSGSRPAQLAKFLPDIHAKGVRFYDAESGDCWGPCGLGYYFASRVLWDVAEAERLDAILEDFLDKAFADAKVPMKEFYRLINLDTQRRPPADLLGRMYRQLAAARAATTNPKVLERIDHLTLYTRHAELYHAFANGGGSKDDVARHAYRMRKTMMVHSYGLWARLISQQAALTPNHPLKNEEPFSREELVHILAEGIKKQQPVDPGFEGKEYSRQLVPAAAALKLANVPQGRFPTAAQDHQQYFIWVPEKAGSVDLSIAVQKRWVNRLPKVSLFSPLEVTLNAVATDDSYQPDGVERVIKLKTPYAGLHRVETWDGGDYTHIKWPAAMPVTIESGIDSPDVTSHFRGAWTMYFYVPKGTKVVGGWASRIANWAPRISGSLIDPDGKPVIDFGKVEEGWFAATVAAEQAGKLWKFENSQGQRLLMTVPPYLARSTEELLLPEEVVAADRP; encoded by the coding sequence TTGCTCCATCGTCTTGGTTACCGGCAGTTCTTTCCGGGTGAAACTTGGGAAGTCGTGCCGAAGCTTGACGATGTTCAGATCGCGATCGACAAGCGGGAAAGTCCGTCGTTCCAAGCTCGTCGCATTTGGTACAACTGGGGCCTCTGGGGTTACAACGACGAACCCTATCGCCAGTGGTGCCAGCGCAACCGAGCCATCAAAGGCTTCGATCTCAACAGCGGCCATGCCTACGAAGGGATCATCGCGGCAAACCGCGCCGAGTTCGACAAGCATCCGGAATACTTTGCGCTCGTGCAGGGCGAACGCAAGTTGCGCCCCGATGTCAAATTCTGCATATCAAATGCCGAGCTGCGCAAACTGGTCGTCGCGCACGCGCAGCGGACGTTCCAAGCCAATCCGCAGCTCGACAGCATTTCGATGGATCCGAGCGATGGCGGCAATTGGTGCGAATGCGAGGAGTGTCGCAAGGTCGGCAGCGTCAGCAATCGCGTGGTCACGTTGGCAAACGACGTTGCCGTCGGCATCAACGATCTGAAGCTCGGCCCGAAGTACGTCGGCATGTATGCCTACAACCAGCACTCGGCGCCACCGACGATCAAGGTGCATCCGAATGTTATTCCGAGCGCCACGACCGCCTTCATCGGCGGTGGCTTTTCTTTCGACCAAGTTGTCCGCGGTTGGCAGGCGCAAGGCGCGCGGATGGGAGTTTACGATTATCTGAGTGTGGTCGATTGGGATTGGAACCTGCCGCGCGGCGGAAGTGGCTCGCGCCCGGCGCAGCTGGCCAAGTTTCTGCCCGATATCCATGCTAAGGGAGTTCGGTTTTACGACGCCGAGTCGGGCGATTGCTGGGGGCCGTGTGGCCTAGGCTATTATTTCGCGAGCCGCGTGTTGTGGGACGTGGCCGAGGCGGAGCGTCTCGACGCGATTCTCGAAGACTTCCTCGACAAGGCATTTGCCGATGCCAAAGTGCCGATGAAGGAGTTTTATCGACTGATCAACCTCGACACGCAGCGCCGGCCACCTGCCGATTTGCTCGGCCGGATGTATCGCCAACTCGCCGCCGCTCGCGCAGCCACGACCAATCCCAAAGTGCTGGAGCGCATCGACCACCTGACGCTCTACACGCGTCACGCCGAGTTGTATCACGCCTTTGCAAACGGCGGCGGGTCGAAGGACGATGTGGCCAGGCATGCCTATCGCATGCGCAAAACAATGATGGTGCACAGCTATGGTTTGTGGGCTCGGCTCATCAGTCAGCAAGCGGCGCTCACCCCCAATCATCCGCTGAAGAACGAAGAACCTTTCAGTCGAGAAGAACTCGTCCACATCCTGGCCGAAGGGATCAAGAAGCAGCAGCCCGTCGATCCTGGCTTTGAAGGAAAAGAATACAGTCGCCAACTCGTTCCAGCCGCGGCGGCACTCAAGCTAGCCAACGTGCCGCAGGGACGTTTTCCCACGGCAGCGCAAGATCATCAGCAATATTTCATTTGGGTGCCCGAGAAGGCTGGTAGTGTGGATCTCTCGATCGCGGTGCAAAAGCGCTGGGTCAATCGATTGCCGAAGGTCAGTCTCTTTTCGCCGCTGGAAGTAACGCTGAATGCGGTGGCCACCGATGACAGCTATCAGCCCGACGGAGTAGAGCGCGTTATCAAACTCAAAACTCCTTACGCCGGCCTGCATCGCGTCGAGACTTGGGATGGCGGCGACTACACGCACATCAAATGGCCGGCGGCCATGCCGGTGACGATTGAATCGGGCATCGATTCGCCGGATGTAACGAGCCACTTTCGTGGCGCGTGGACGATGTATTTTTATGTGCCCAAGGGAACCAAAGTGGTCGGCGGCTGGGCTTCGCGGATTGCTAACTGGGCGCCGCGCATTTCCGGATCGCTCATCGATCCCGACGGCAAACCCGTCATCGACTTCGGCAAGGTAGAAGAGGGGTGGTTTGCCGCGACGGTCGCTGCGGAGCAAGCGGGCAAACTGTGGAAGTTTGAAAACAGTCAGGGTCAGCGCCTGCTGATGACGGTGCCTCCGTACCTGGCCCGCAGCACGGAAGAATTGCTGCTTCCTGAAGAAGTGGTCGCTGCCGATCGACCGTGA
- a CDS encoding DUF4838 domain-containing protein — MRSFMLLLLLFPLSSFAATAGKAGKADLVIATGGKSAAIVLVAPDAGAWEKRAAEDLVTYIERLSGGKPALANTKEAIDSALKHTGPQLLVGRLALEQKAALRDRLVASAKKKPLLRADAVVRQRDGNRVYLAGNNDDAHYYAVVMLLNEWGCRWYLPTELGECIPRHSELLVGDLDEAYGSPFEVRRYWLSWNGSNDGQAEFSHRNFFNELLVPNGHNLAQYTKDLIPPGKTMFNVPIAEDKTADHVAKQVAPMFAQGKDVQLGMEDGLYSSDSPLDKELMALQYDKHFLMPSATDAFLTFYNKVAERLLKESPNSASRIGFLAYANITLPPVRVQKAARPLVAYLAPIDIDPIHAMNSPLSAPRREYKEILKKWSEVMDGRVVIYDYDQGMMVWRDIPAPSVQMFRHDVKEYQQAGILGVDTESRGAFATIFTNLFYRGQLLWNPEANVDALEKQFYADFFGPAAEPMQAYWTAINKAWAESIVTEHEYHVIPAIYTPELVQQLGKWIDEASKQAAAAEAEKKPWDKVYLQRLAFMRDSYQVTAEYTAMIRAANTEVDYPAAARHGENALAARERLTALSGTLTTYKVIGEHGAAWFPGEVEQYRKLAKLTGGDGGTLVQKLPLQWLFRTDSQKVGVDQNWATAAIDLPAQPTGTVDWHDVQKSQDKWQWLRTDVYAQAQGVVTADHQSYTGQAWYRTEIDLPADKAGAKLQLMFPGLFNEGWLYINGEQVAHRENYNPVWWYNAYEFEWDVPVAGKLKEGKNTIALRINNPHHMGGMFRRPFLYAK; from the coding sequence ATGCGCTCGTTCATGTTGCTGCTGTTGCTCTTCCCTCTTTCTTCGTTTGCTGCGACGGCGGGGAAGGCTGGCAAAGCCGATCTGGTCATCGCGACTGGTGGCAAATCGGCAGCAATCGTGCTGGTTGCTCCCGACGCGGGGGCTTGGGAGAAGCGGGCCGCGGAAGACTTGGTCACGTACATCGAGCGGCTGAGTGGCGGCAAACCGGCGCTGGCCAATACCAAGGAAGCGATCGATTCCGCTCTGAAGCACACCGGGCCGCAACTATTGGTCGGTCGGTTGGCACTCGAACAGAAAGCTGCCTTGCGAGATCGGCTGGTGGCATCGGCCAAGAAGAAGCCGTTGCTGCGGGCCGATGCGGTGGTTCGTCAGCGTGACGGGAATCGCGTGTATTTGGCTGGCAACAACGACGACGCTCATTACTACGCGGTGGTGATGCTGCTGAATGAATGGGGCTGCCGCTGGTACCTGCCGACGGAGCTTGGCGAGTGCATTCCGCGGCACAGCGAGCTGCTCGTCGGCGATCTCGATGAAGCCTACGGTTCGCCGTTCGAAGTGCGTCGTTACTGGCTGTCGTGGAATGGGAGTAACGACGGCCAGGCTGAGTTTTCGCACCGCAACTTCTTCAATGAGTTGCTCGTGCCGAATGGACACAACCTGGCGCAATACACCAAGGATCTGATTCCGCCAGGCAAGACGATGTTTAACGTGCCGATCGCTGAAGATAAAACGGCGGACCATGTGGCGAAGCAAGTCGCTCCCATGTTTGCGCAGGGGAAGGACGTGCAGCTCGGCATGGAGGATGGCTTGTACTCGAGCGATTCGCCACTCGACAAAGAGCTGATGGCGCTGCAGTACGACAAGCATTTTCTGATGCCCTCGGCCACCGATGCATTTCTCACCTTCTACAACAAGGTGGCCGAACGGCTGCTGAAGGAGAGTCCGAATAGCGCTTCGCGAATCGGATTTCTGGCCTATGCCAACATCACGCTGCCGCCCGTGCGAGTGCAGAAGGCAGCCCGGCCGCTGGTTGCGTACCTGGCTCCGATCGACATCGACCCGATTCACGCCATGAACTCTCCGCTGTCGGCGCCGCGCCGTGAGTACAAAGAGATCTTGAAGAAATGGTCCGAGGTGATGGACGGCCGCGTCGTCATTTATGACTACGACCAAGGGATGATGGTGTGGCGCGATATTCCGGCGCCGAGCGTGCAGATGTTTCGTCACGATGTGAAGGAATACCAACAGGCCGGGATTCTTGGCGTCGATACGGAGAGTCGAGGCGCGTTTGCGACGATCTTCACCAACTTGTTCTATCGCGGCCAGCTGCTGTGGAATCCCGAGGCGAACGTCGATGCGTTAGAGAAACAGTTTTATGCCGACTTCTTCGGACCGGCTGCAGAACCGATGCAGGCCTATTGGACCGCAATCAACAAGGCTTGGGCCGAATCGATCGTCACCGAACATGAGTATCACGTAATACCGGCGATCTACACGCCGGAGCTCGTGCAGCAACTCGGCAAGTGGATCGACGAGGCCAGCAAGCAGGCGGCCGCTGCGGAGGCAGAAAAGAAGCCGTGGGACAAGGTATACCTACAACGTCTCGCCTTCATGCGCGACAGTTATCAGGTCACCGCCGAATACACTGCGATGATTCGCGCCGCGAATACCGAAGTCGACTATCCAGCGGCTGCGCGTCATGGCGAAAATGCTCTCGCCGCGCGCGAACGATTGACGGCACTTAGCGGCACGCTGACGACATACAAGGTAATCGGCGAACACGGAGCCGCCTGGTTTCCGGGCGAAGTGGAGCAATATCGCAAGCTCGCGAAATTGACTGGCGGCGATGGAGGAACGCTGGTGCAGAAGCTGCCGCTGCAGTGGCTTTTTCGCACCGACTCGCAAAAAGTCGGTGTCGATCAAAATTGGGCGACAGCAGCAATCGACTTGCCGGCGCAACCGACCGGCACGGTCGATTGGCATGATGTGCAAAAGTCACAAGACAAATGGCAATGGCTGCGAACGGATGTCTATGCGCAAGCCCAAGGCGTCGTCACGGCCGACCATCAGAGCTATACGGGGCAGGCCTGGTATCGCACCGAGATCGATCTGCCCGCCGACAAAGCCGGCGCCAAGCTGCAGCTGATGTTTCCCGGTTTGTTCAACGAAGGTTGGCTCTACATCAACGGCGAGCAAGTGGCCCACCGCGAGAACTACAATCCCGTGTGGTGGTACAACGCCTACGAGTTCGAATGGGACGTGCCCGTGGCCGGCAAGCTGAAGGAGGGGAAAAATACGATCGCGCTCCGCATCAACAATCCTCATCACATGGGCGGCATGTTCCGCCGACCCTTCCTCTATGCCAAGTAG
- a CDS encoding NPCBM/NEW2 domain-containing protein: MFNERFLLTIFALLFMGCGSQPTPMIPAIADQAVAVNAQAADAPRVEAKPAAKIPDGEKVFLSDLQEEAAEVGFGKFGKNGQFNEKGTKITVDGKPYEHGLGMHPDNASVDYRLDKKFETFRATVAINDSGKALRPVIFVVEGDGTKLWESRGLKAKASKADVVVNIKGVSRLCLRTFFLPNTEGRGGAAHAVWLDPSVEKQPPPDGLLPRPTPEQLARRTRMFENGQLLIALLKAEKFAELEKVCQDAFKSKDSLAGTPLGTHVLDYLGNPTTQSEATWQAHFEKLAGWKKAFPNSTPCDLTQAKSWMRYAWRARGEDIAINIAKSNFEAFRERAQKADECLDRVKARGDTNAQYHALKISTAVALPMTPEAMKREFNAGINQQPLLTDLVSGYVQQLLPQWGGTQSSAVELADELLTRNPNGNGEILYALIATDVAFTEGVRTFTEFQLDYAKVRRGAIAWLRQNPDADRLTQTFCQLACLQQDKELASELFSRFGDNSVRTKLWYQQPYVDSWREWAASGAPPAELQSTYAWPGGIVAIAFQPDGKQLFVGGDNDRVYSLSLPSGQRACSFRTPAPYEHALAVHPREKLLLVYSGHVQSNHFEGQILPTDAAPRLPQIFKFEPGTAEQFTISPDGKRFAAVGGAKQAFVWQFDDLKNPAKLEHPEKLFGATFLADGRLIVSTREGGLFAWTFGDDGSPQQETLREVHKGPWLQKLAPHPDSKHILCAALDGSVQFYNLEEKKGERTPERRENPAIAVAISRDGKLGAIGRQSGEIEIYSLPELKLVRTLPGHFSRVQCVAFSPTEDILASGAHDCMVRIWNVSKLLEAGKDP, translated from the coding sequence ATGTTCAACGAGCGATTCCTGCTGACGATCTTCGCTTTGCTTTTCATGGGATGTGGCTCACAACCCACTCCTATGATCCCAGCCATCGCCGATCAGGCCGTGGCTGTAAACGCGCAGGCTGCCGACGCCCCAAGAGTCGAAGCAAAGCCTGCTGCAAAAATCCCCGACGGGGAAAAGGTGTTTCTGTCCGATTTGCAGGAGGAAGCAGCAGAAGTCGGCTTTGGTAAGTTCGGCAAGAACGGCCAGTTCAACGAAAAGGGAACGAAGATCACCGTCGATGGCAAGCCTTACGAGCACGGGCTTGGGATGCACCCGGACAACGCTAGTGTGGACTATCGCCTCGACAAGAAATTCGAGACGTTCCGCGCCACGGTCGCCATCAACGATTCGGGAAAAGCGCTCCGGCCAGTCATCTTCGTTGTGGAAGGGGATGGGACGAAGCTCTGGGAATCGCGCGGTCTAAAAGCAAAAGCCTCGAAGGCCGACGTCGTCGTCAATATCAAAGGTGTTTCGCGACTTTGCCTGCGAACCTTCTTTCTCCCAAACACGGAAGGTCGTGGCGGCGCGGCTCATGCCGTTTGGCTCGATCCGAGTGTCGAGAAACAGCCGCCGCCAGATGGGCTGTTGCCGCGGCCAACTCCCGAGCAACTCGCACGACGGACTCGCATGTTTGAGAACGGCCAATTGTTGATCGCGCTACTGAAAGCGGAGAAATTTGCCGAGCTAGAAAAGGTCTGCCAGGACGCTTTCAAATCGAAAGATTCCCTCGCCGGAACTCCGCTCGGTACACATGTGCTCGATTACCTTGGCAATCCAACGACTCAATCCGAGGCCACCTGGCAGGCCCATTTCGAGAAGCTCGCGGGCTGGAAGAAGGCCTTTCCCAACTCCACACCGTGTGACCTCACGCAAGCCAAGTCCTGGATGCGTTATGCGTGGCGAGCACGCGGCGAAGATATTGCGATCAACATCGCGAAGTCCAATTTCGAGGCCTTTCGAGAACGTGCGCAAAAGGCTGACGAGTGCCTGGACCGCGTGAAGGCCCGCGGCGATACGAACGCGCAATACCACGCGCTGAAAATCTCGACCGCGGTTGCGCTCCCGATGACGCCGGAAGCCATGAAGCGCGAGTTCAACGCCGGTATTAATCAACAGCCACTGCTGACCGACCTGGTCTCTGGGTACGTTCAACAACTTTTGCCGCAGTGGGGCGGCACGCAGTCGTCGGCGGTGGAACTGGCCGACGAGTTGCTCACTCGCAATCCAAATGGCAATGGCGAGATTCTATATGCGTTGATCGCGACGGATGTCGCGTTTACTGAGGGCGTGCGGACGTTCACCGAGTTTCAGCTCGACTATGCCAAGGTCAGACGCGGCGCCATCGCCTGGCTGCGCCAGAATCCCGACGCCGATCGGCTGACGCAGACGTTTTGCCAGCTCGCCTGCTTGCAACAGGATAAAGAGTTGGCCAGTGAACTGTTCTCGCGGTTCGGCGACAACTCGGTCCGTACCAAACTTTGGTACCAACAGCCGTACGTCGACAGCTGGCGCGAGTGGGCCGCGTCTGGCGCTCCTCCCGCTGAACTTCAATCGACGTATGCCTGGCCCGGCGGAATTGTCGCGATCGCCTTTCAGCCCGATGGCAAGCAATTGTTCGTCGGTGGCGACAACGATCGTGTCTACTCGCTATCGCTCCCTTCGGGGCAGCGCGCATGTTCATTTCGCACACCTGCACCATACGAACATGCCTTGGCAGTTCATCCGCGTGAAAAGTTGTTACTGGTCTACAGTGGGCATGTGCAGTCGAACCATTTCGAAGGTCAAATCCTCCCCACTGACGCTGCGCCGCGGTTGCCACAGATTTTCAAATTCGAGCCGGGAACTGCAGAGCAGTTCACCATCAGTCCCGACGGCAAGAGGTTTGCGGCAGTGGGTGGCGCCAAGCAGGCCTTTGTCTGGCAGTTTGACGACCTCAAAAACCCCGCCAAGCTAGAGCATCCCGAAAAACTATTCGGCGCCACGTTCCTGGCAGATGGCAGGTTGATTGTCTCGACACGTGAGGGAGGATTGTTTGCGTGGACCTTCGGAGACGATGGTTCACCGCAGCAAGAGACGCTGCGCGAGGTTCATAAGGGGCCGTGGCTGCAAAAGTTGGCGCCTCATCCAGACAGCAAACATATTCTGTGCGCCGCGCTCGATGGTTCTGTGCAGTTTTACAACCTGGAGGAGAAGAAGGGGGAACGTACGCCAGAACGTCGGGAAAATCCGGCCATTGCAGTCGCCATTTCTCGCGACGGCAAGTTGGGGGCGATTGGTCGTCAGTCGGGTGAGATTGAAATTTACTCACTCCCCGAGCTGAAGCTTGTGCGTACGCTGCCAGGGCATTTCAGCCGTGTGCAGTGCGTCGCTTTTTCGCCGACCGAAGACATTCTCGCCTCTGGCGCACACGATTGCATGGTGAGAATCTGGAACGTGAGCAAGTTGCTTGAAGCGGGCAAAGACCCGTAG